In Halorubellus sp. JP-L1, one DNA window encodes the following:
- a CDS encoding archaellin/type IV pilin N-terminal domain-containing protein, which yields MIVELPTNDDERGQVGIGTLIIFIAMVLVAAVAAGVLINTAGLLESTASDTSQDSQAQVSNQISVISAVGDVENGEVRQVNLTVMKSAGSGDIDLANATVNYQSDDNSTTLTWTNESTASDGTNFLVYDTSGSVLSNEQADDLVLSETDERKVIEVDLSAAAIDDALQEGEEATLKVVDQSGASTIYGVNVPDTISDENYVAV from the coding sequence ATGATAGTGGAACTCCCTACGAACGACGACGAACGCGGTCAGGTCGGCATCGGCACCCTGATCATCTTCATTGCCATGGTGCTGGTCGCCGCGGTCGCAGCCGGCGTGCTCATCAACACTGCCGGACTGCTCGAGTCCACGGCCTCCGACACGAGCCAGGACTCGCAAGCACAGGTTTCCAACCAGATCTCGGTAATCAGCGCGGTCGGTGACGTCGAAAACGGTGAAGTCCGACAGGTCAACCTCACGGTCATGAAGTCCGCGGGCTCGGGCGACATCGACCTCGCGAACGCGACCGTCAACTACCAGAGCGACGACAACTCGACGACGCTGACGTGGACGAACGAGTCAACCGCCAGCGACGGCACGAACTTCCTCGTGTACGACACGTCCGGCTCGGTGCTCTCCAACGAGCAGGCCGACGACCTCGTCCTGAGCGAGACGGACGAGCGCAAGGTCATCGAGGTCGACCTCAGCGCCGCTGCGATCGACGACGCGCTCCAGGAGGGCGAGGAAGCGACTCTGAAGGTCGTCGACCAGTCCGGCGCGAGCACGATCTACGGCGTGAACGTCCCGGACACGATCAGCGACGAGAACTACGTGGCGGTGTAA
- a CDS encoding archaellin/type IV pilin N-terminal domain-containing protein, whose translation MNVPEAHDSRGQVGIGTLIIFIAMVLVAAVAAGVLINTAGMLEAKASDTSQDSQAQVSNHIVVVSAVGEVDQANDSVGTLNLTLMKAAGAGDMDLEKASFEYISDDAAVSLKESHSAVDLTATDGSGSYVLNSRDDRIVLTIRVNDTALEGPGGLQSGQKAMITMVTASGAKSLYGVNVPQTISDEKYVKV comes from the coding sequence ATGAACGTACCCGAAGCACACGACAGTCGCGGTCAAGTCGGTATCGGGACCCTGATCATCTTCATAGCGATGGTCCTGGTCGCAGCCGTCGCAGCAGGTGTCCTCATCAACACGGCGGGGATGCTCGAAGCGAAGGCGTCCGATACCAGTCAGGACTCGCAAGCACAGGTCTCCAATCACATCGTCGTCGTCAGCGCGGTCGGCGAAGTCGACCAGGCGAACGACTCGGTCGGCACGCTCAACTTGACGTTGATGAAGGCCGCGGGCGCCGGCGACATGGACCTGGAGAAGGCGTCGTTCGAGTACATCTCGGACGACGCCGCGGTCTCGCTGAAGGAGAGCCACTCCGCGGTGGACCTGACGGCCACCGACGGCAGTGGTTCGTACGTCCTGAACAGCAGAGACGACCGCATCGTACTGACGATTCGCGTCAACGACACCGCCCTCGAAGGGCCAGGTGGACTGCAGTCAGGCCAGAAAGCGATGATCACGATGGTCACGGCTTCCGGGGCGAAGTCGCTCTACGGCGTCAACGTCCCGCAGACGATCAGCGACGAGAAGTACGTGAAGGTGTGA
- a CDS encoding FlaD/FlaE family flagellar protein produces the protein MGIRDVLADFLSSEGSHDRAGRDDAESGGSDSSSGDAQGGEDDAGPPESSFDVELEELDQEEQVEALEGRLDEMEGSMQQNRSELETIKGSQQDVAEQLNEVNDTVRQLLGIYDQLTADVNPFMDGPTRDADPDAEGFGVVGGEEPDPESEVVEAVVEGDADPGEDAEAADGDEADEGEEDEEATTIGLEDLRAEYEAEAADEGEEAVIGDDAAEAAVGQEDEPADNEIEVEPTTVEESMSRTGRPNDSRGDASAWREGIDGSDDADRTAAGESTVALVGLADTYATEIIVFEWVTSLVSTAGPAATLRAIAYYEEIGWIGSDVKTYLEDVLSGPDLDVNVDPSRDPNELTAEDHAESYEYIMKLDAVQRTIDDTEL, from the coding sequence ATGGGAATCCGAGACGTCCTCGCCGACTTCCTGAGTTCGGAGGGGAGCCACGATCGCGCTGGCCGCGACGACGCGGAAAGCGGTGGCTCCGATTCGAGTTCGGGCGACGCGCAGGGTGGCGAGGACGACGCGGGCCCGCCCGAGTCGAGCTTCGACGTCGAGTTGGAGGAGCTCGATCAGGAGGAGCAGGTCGAGGCGCTGGAAGGACGCCTCGACGAGATGGAAGGCAGCATGCAGCAGAACCGGTCCGAGCTGGAGACGATCAAGGGCTCCCAGCAGGACGTCGCCGAGCAACTGAACGAGGTGAACGACACGGTCAGGCAGTTGCTCGGGATCTACGACCAGTTGACGGCGGACGTGAACCCGTTCATGGACGGGCCGACGCGCGACGCGGACCCGGACGCGGAGGGGTTCGGTGTCGTCGGCGGCGAGGAACCCGATCCAGAGAGCGAGGTCGTCGAGGCGGTCGTGGAGGGCGACGCGGACCCAGGCGAGGACGCGGAGGCGGCGGATGGAGACGAGGCGGACGAAGGTGAGGAAGACGAAGAGGCGACGACGATCGGCCTGGAGGACCTGCGAGCGGAGTACGAGGCGGAGGCAGCCGACGAAGGCGAGGAAGCGGTGATTGGCGACGACGCGGCCGAGGCCGCGGTTGGACAGGAAGATGAACCGGCTGACAACGAGATCGAAGTCGAACCGACGACGGTCGAGGAATCGATGAGTCGGACCGGCCGACCGAACGACTCGCGCGGCGACGCGAGCGCGTGGCGCGAGGGGATCGACGGGTCGGACGACGCCGACCGGACGGCTGCCGGGGAGTCGACCGTCGCCCTCGTCGGCCTCGCGGACACGTACGCGACGGAGATAATCGTCTTCGAGTGGGTGACGAGCCTGGTGTCGACGGCGGGGCCGGCGGCGACGCTCCGCGCCATCGCGTACTACGAGGAGATCGGGTGGATCGGGTCGGACGTGAAGACGTACCTCGAGGACGTCCTCTCGGGACCGGACCTCGACGTGAACGTCGACCCGAGCCGCGACCCGAACGAACTCACCGCGGAGGACCACGCCGAGAGCTACGAGTACATCATGAAGCTGGACGCGGTCCAGCGCACGATCGACGACACGGAGTTATAA
- a CDS encoding flagellin, with the protein MGFSTSGSMAIVFVGVLIAVSTAYPVMSTANERVQTAMDEERDRTVDQRNSDIALWNVTYDAGNDTLVVRVNNTGSRTLSVTDTDLVVDGEYTTGYASSVAGETSRSIWVPGETLRFELSTTTRPDRVRVVTEFGIAETETDI; encoded by the coding sequence ATGGGTTTCAGTACGAGCGGTTCGATGGCGATCGTGTTCGTCGGCGTCCTGATAGCGGTCAGTACCGCGTACCCCGTGATGAGTACGGCGAACGAGCGCGTGCAGACGGCGATGGACGAGGAACGCGATCGGACGGTGGACCAGCGGAACTCTGACATCGCCCTCTGGAACGTGACGTACGACGCGGGCAACGACACGCTCGTCGTGCGCGTGAACAACACGGGGTCGCGGACGTTGTCCGTGACCGACACGGACCTCGTCGTCGACGGCGAGTACACGACGGGGTACGCGTCGAGCGTCGCGGGCGAGACGAGCCGATCGATCTGGGTGCCGGGGGAGACCCTGCGTTTCGAACTGTCGACGACGACGCGACCGGACCGCGTTCGCGTCGTGACCGAGTTCGGCATCGCGGAGACGGAGACCGACATATGA
- a CDS encoding flagellar protein G, whose product MASSSVSSLILFIAAMIIAASVAGTMVTNVAQVSDAIDSRSVDAEQRIDTEIEIISDPGSSAVYDDGSTTVSLLVKNTGANTLPAEPGKVDVIVDGEYVSASAQTFFVLDETSWRTGTVVRLEIDRSLDPGEHRVVLVVNGDREEFTFYV is encoded by the coding sequence ATGGCGAGTAGTTCCGTGTCCAGCCTGATACTGTTCATCGCGGCGATGATCATCGCGGCGAGCGTCGCCGGGACGATGGTGACGAACGTCGCGCAGGTCAGCGACGCGATAGACTCCCGGAGCGTGGACGCGGAGCAACGCATCGACACGGAGATCGAGATCATCTCCGACCCCGGGTCGTCGGCGGTGTACGACGACGGAAGCACCACCGTCTCGCTGCTCGTGAAGAACACGGGCGCGAACACGCTACCGGCCGAACCCGGGAAGGTGGACGTGATCGTCGACGGCGAGTACGTCTCGGCGTCCGCGCAGACGTTCTTCGTCCTAGACGAGACGAGCTGGCGGACGGGCACGGTCGTCCGCCTGGAGATCGATCGGTCACTGGACCCCGGCGAGCATCGCGTGGTGCTCGTCGTGAACGGCGACCGGGAGGAGTTCACCTTCTACGTATGA
- a CDS encoding ATPase domain-containing protein, translated as MNVNGHYSLGLEDTDRVNHAVGGGIPEGSLVLVEGVDGAGKSVWTQRMCYGMAEEGTYVAYVSTELSAADFMQQMHSLSYDVVDHMLSGQVLFLNADVDTHRDGDRRELLSRLTEPSTLWQGDVVVVDAFSAFLRNDPRFDAIADAGDEDHEMESLLTFLEGMTGRGKTVILTVDPEATTERALRPIRSVADVFLQIETEEVGQDIRRNVRVRRFANMKQPVDDGIAFNVQQGRGLTIVNRTIA; from the coding sequence ATGAACGTGAACGGTCACTACTCGCTCGGCCTGGAGGACACGGACCGCGTGAATCACGCGGTCGGCGGCGGCATCCCCGAGGGCAGCCTCGTGCTCGTCGAGGGCGTCGACGGTGCGGGGAAGTCGGTGTGGACCCAGCGGATGTGTTACGGGATGGCCGAGGAGGGGACGTACGTCGCGTACGTCTCCACCGAGCTCTCGGCGGCGGACTTCATGCAGCAGATGCACTCGCTCTCGTACGACGTCGTCGACCACATGCTCTCCGGGCAAGTGCTGTTCCTGAACGCCGACGTGGACACGCACCGGGACGGCGACCGCCGCGAGCTCCTGTCGCGGCTGACGGAGCCGAGTACGCTCTGGCAGGGCGACGTCGTCGTCGTCGACGCGTTCTCGGCGTTCCTCCGGAACGACCCGCGGTTCGACGCGATCGCGGACGCCGGCGACGAGGACCACGAGATGGAGTCGCTACTGACGTTCCTGGAGGGAATGACGGGCCGCGGGAAGACCGTGATCCTGACCGTCGACCCGGAGGCGACGACCGAGCGCGCGCTCCGCCCGATCCGGAGCGTCGCGGACGTCTTCCTCCAGATCGAGACGGAAGAGGTCGGGCAGGACATCCGGCGGAACGTCCGTGTCCGCCGGTTCGCGAACATGAAGCAGCCGGTCGACGACGGCATCGCGTTCAACGTCCAGCAGGGGCGTGGCCTGACCATCGTGAACCGGACGATCGCATGA
- a CDS encoding type II/IV secretion system ATPase subunit, translating to MSEHGTQRMTTQLREHAEDYPHLQNHLEEFHAEFGEYPLFVENVGDYEADRPNVCYRISDDVFVQVYGDLGVSKTYYCIEPQLDDEQRDVYAQIRQRILDRSVSRPAPSDDDEFETHLDVLLDEVVSVGSAIGSLSGGLGGSVTVDQRTYESLRYHLQRDIVGLGPLDPVMTDTQNEDIHVIGPHQCNIDHGTFGMVETNVDFGDPDAFNTWLRNMGERMDSPISDSNPIVDATLPDGSRINIIYSDDVSVKGPSLTIRQGDEIPLSIFQITKWGTLSPELAAYLWLCLENEQTVFVVGETASGKTTTLNASLSFIPRDSKIYTAEDTAEVIPPHDTWQQLLTREGQGDDESSDVDMFDLVAAALRSRPDYIIVGEVRGAEGQMAFQAAQTGHPVMLTFHASDIVSMIQRFTGAPINVPETFMDNCDVALFQNRVKQGDDVLRRVTSVQEIEGYSDYEDGVITRQAFNWDPREDDVEFTGRNNSYVLEEQIATLLGYQDTRKIYDELDRRAEIIRQLIDADVLGYHEVNDAIQSYQRDGLEGLPIDVANLQSVTM from the coding sequence ATGTCAGAACACGGCACCCAGCGAATGACGACGCAGTTGCGCGAGCACGCGGAGGACTACCCGCACCTCCAGAACCACCTGGAGGAGTTCCACGCGGAGTTCGGCGAGTACCCGCTGTTCGTGGAGAACGTCGGGGACTACGAGGCCGACCGACCGAACGTCTGCTATCGCATCAGCGACGACGTGTTCGTGCAGGTGTACGGCGACCTCGGCGTGAGCAAGACGTACTACTGCATCGAACCGCAGCTCGACGACGAGCAGCGCGACGTGTACGCGCAGATCCGCCAGCGCATCCTCGACCGGAGCGTGTCGCGGCCGGCACCCAGCGACGACGACGAGTTCGAGACCCACCTAGACGTGCTCTTGGACGAAGTCGTCTCCGTCGGGTCCGCCATCGGGAGTCTCTCGGGCGGCCTCGGCGGGTCCGTGACCGTCGACCAGCGGACGTACGAGTCGCTTCGATACCACCTCCAGCGCGACATCGTCGGCCTCGGCCCGCTCGACCCCGTGATGACGGACACGCAGAACGAGGACATCCACGTCATCGGCCCCCACCAGTGCAACATCGACCACGGGACGTTCGGGATGGTGGAGACGAACGTCGACTTCGGGGACCCGGACGCGTTCAACACGTGGCTGCGGAACATGGGCGAACGCATGGACTCGCCGATCAGCGACTCGAACCCGATCGTCGACGCGACGCTCCCGGACGGGTCCCGTATCAACATCATCTACTCGGACGACGTCTCCGTGAAGGGGCCGTCGCTCACGATCCGCCAGGGCGACGAGATTCCCCTGTCGATCTTCCAGATCACGAAGTGGGGGACGCTCTCCCCGGAACTCGCGGCGTACCTCTGGCTCTGCCTGGAGAACGAGCAGACGGTGTTCGTCGTCGGCGAGACCGCCTCGGGGAAGACGACGACGCTCAACGCGAGCCTGTCGTTCATCCCGCGGGACTCGAAGATATACACCGCCGAGGACACCGCCGAGGTCATCCCGCCCCACGACACCTGGCAGCAACTCCTCACGCGCGAGGGCCAGGGCGACGACGAGTCCAGCGACGTCGACATGTTCGACCTGGTCGCGGCCGCGCTGCGCTCGCGCCCGGACTACATCATCGTCGGGGAGGTCCGGGGGGCGGAAGGCCAGATGGCGTTCCAGGCCGCCCAGACCGGGCACCCCGTGATGTTGACGTTCCACGCGAGCGACATCGTCTCGATGATCCAGCGCTTTACCGGCGCGCCCATCAACGTCCCGGAGACGTTCATGGACAACTGCGACGTCGCGCTCTTCCAGAACCGCGTGAAGCAGGGCGACGACGTCCTCCGCCGAGTCACCTCCGTACAGGAGATCGAGGGGTACAGCGACTACGAGGACGGCGTCATCACGCGCCAGGCGTTCAACTGGGACCCCCGCGAGGACGACGTCGAGTTCACGGGGCGGAACAACTCGTACGTCCTCGAAGAACAGATCGCGACCCTGCTCGGTTACCAGGACACGCGGAAGATCTACGACGAACTCGATCGGCGCGCGGAGATCATCCGCCAGCTCATCGACGCGGACGTCCTCGGCTATCACGAGGTGAACGACGCCATCCAGAGCTACCAGCGCGACGGCCTGGAGGGCCTCCCGATCGACGTCGCGAACCTCCAGAGCGTGACGATGTAG
- the flaJ gene encoding archaellar assembly protein FlaJ translates to MSTAQQPDGEVSVRSVLEDLQQSYRRMEMPMRTYLLAVVLPAVLFAVGSVAAALLVSLPITVAGPLVGLGAFSVFAALLYPKAVQDRSRKQIRQRFHLFLTHITVLSMTNINRVEIFRTLAGEDEYQALADEMGHLVALVDTWNQSLDDACRMRANQVNSDLLSDFLERLAYTVGSGQQISEFLMDEQDSIIQQFVIRYEADLNKLDVMKELYLSMMLSTAFVLVFAIVIPVIVGIDPTLAVGAVIGLFVIVQAGFVYAVHTISPHDPLWYREPESLTYPLAHVKARLALGIGLSVVTSAAVAVVLLGYAPVATDVLPLPVMVALPVTPLIIPGWSVRKEERRVQVRDEEFPSFVRALGAVESVKQSSTGSVLESLRKKDFGALTKNIDNLYKRLHMRIDTNRSWHLFAAETGSFLIQKFGDMYVEGRRMGGEPKVLGQVISRNHSQVMKVREQRKQATTTLIGVLYGLTAASVFAFFVGLETVEMMIDIMDDMGDLGRMSFLISTEGYDLQVIEFLLLLTVLLNALLSSVMVRVSDRGHQVSGYVHFVALTWTGALTAVVTRMVVDALITV, encoded by the coding sequence ATGTCGACGGCACAGCAACCCGACGGCGAGGTGTCGGTCCGGTCGGTCCTCGAGGACCTCCAGCAGTCCTATCGGCGGATGGAGATGCCGATGCGGACGTACCTCCTCGCGGTCGTCCTGCCGGCGGTGCTGTTCGCGGTCGGCTCCGTCGCCGCCGCGCTCCTCGTCTCGCTCCCCATCACGGTCGCGGGGCCGCTCGTCGGCCTCGGCGCGTTCTCCGTGTTCGCGGCGCTCCTGTACCCGAAGGCCGTCCAGGACCGCAGCCGCAAGCAGATCCGGCAGCGCTTCCACCTCTTCTTGACCCACATCACGGTGCTGTCGATGACGAACATCAACCGCGTCGAGATCTTCCGCACCCTGGCGGGCGAGGACGAGTACCAGGCGCTCGCCGACGAGATGGGGCATCTGGTCGCGCTCGTCGACACGTGGAATCAGAGCCTCGACGACGCGTGCCGGATGCGCGCGAACCAGGTGAACTCGGACTTGCTGTCCGACTTCCTGGAGCGACTCGCGTACACCGTCGGGAGCGGCCAGCAGATAAGCGAGTTCCTGATGGACGAACAGGACTCCATCATCCAGCAGTTCGTCATCCGGTACGAGGCGGACCTGAACAAGCTCGACGTGATGAAGGAACTGTACCTGTCGATGATGCTGTCGACGGCGTTCGTGCTCGTGTTCGCGATCGTCATCCCCGTCATCGTCGGCATCGACCCGACGCTCGCGGTCGGCGCCGTCATCGGGCTGTTCGTCATCGTCCAGGCTGGGTTCGTGTACGCGGTCCACACGATCTCGCCGCACGACCCGCTCTGGTACCGCGAGCCCGAGTCGCTGACGTATCCGCTCGCGCACGTGAAGGCCCGGCTCGCCCTCGGGATCGGGCTGTCGGTCGTGACGTCCGCGGCGGTCGCGGTCGTCCTCCTCGGGTACGCGCCCGTCGCGACGGACGTCCTCCCGCTGCCGGTGATGGTCGCACTCCCGGTGACGCCACTCATCATCCCCGGGTGGAGCGTGCGGAAGGAGGAACGACGCGTACAGGTGCGCGACGAGGAGTTCCCGAGCTTCGTGCGGGCACTGGGTGCCGTCGAGTCCGTCAAGCAGTCCTCGACGGGGAGCGTCCTCGAGAGTCTCCGGAAGAAGGACTTCGGGGCGCTCACGAAGAACATCGACAACCTCTACAAGCGACTGCACATGCGCATCGACACGAACAGGTCGTGGCACCTGTTCGCGGCCGAGACTGGATCCTTCCTCATCCAGAAGTTCGGCGACATGTACGTCGAGGGCCGCCGGATGGGCGGGGAACCGAAGGTCCTCGGGCAGGTGATCTCGCGGAACCACAGTCAAGTGATGAAAGTCCGCGAGCAACGCAAGCAGGCGACGACGACCCTCATCGGCGTCCTCTACGGGCTGACGGCGGCGTCCGTGTTCGCGTTCTTCGTCGGCCTGGAGACCGTCGAGATGATGATCGACATCATGGACGACATGGGCGACCTCGGGCGGATGAGTTTCCTCATCAGCACGGAGGGGTACGACCTCCAGGTCATCGAGTTCCTCCTGCTCCTCACCGTGCTCCTGAACGCGCTGCTGTCGTCGGTGATGGTGCGCGTGAGCGACCGCGGCCACCAGGTCAGCGGGTACGTGCACTTCGTCGCGTTGACGTGGACGGGCGCGCTCACCGCAGTCGTGACGCGGATGGTCGTCGACGCACTCATCACGGTGTGA
- a CDS encoding FlaD/FlaE family flagellar protein: MEREKPYLDSLAQTPDQMEATMQWARYLGETFGTSGALNCLRYYERMGWISGGVREEMIRYIRGLSLAEIHNKKYDEPATLEYPLETLSGTPFGTHARSLKYVAKIAGDDLEEHLMLARLAERRVDKQLGDRPARSEVVEAIGDD, from the coding sequence ATGGAGCGCGAGAAACCGTACCTGGACTCGCTGGCGCAGACGCCAGACCAGATGGAGGCGACGATGCAGTGGGCGCGGTATCTCGGCGAGACGTTCGGGACGAGTGGCGCGCTGAACTGTCTCCGGTACTACGAGCGCATGGGCTGGATCTCCGGCGGGGTCCGCGAGGAGATGATCCGGTACATCCGCGGACTGTCGCTCGCGGAGATCCACAACAAGAAGTACGACGAGCCGGCGACCCTGGAGTACCCACTGGAGACGCTGTCGGGGACGCCGTTCGGGACGCACGCGCGGTCGCTGAAGTACGTCGCGAAGATCGCCGGCGACGACCTCGAGGAGCACCTGATGCTCGCCCGACTCGCGGAGCGCCGCGTCGACAAGCAACTCGGCGACCGCCCGGCGCGCAGCGAGGTCGTCGAGGCCATCGGCGACGACTGA
- a CDS encoding PadR family transcriptional regulator produces the protein MYEDSNAQSVFDELTASASNDGDEDNEVELLIGSTPKADDKTVERELDEMLQDVRAALPTDDVDFEEDIVKENLDEILLMLISLRGETHGKELISDLTRLFDAQLSPGTVYPSLHQLEEEDVLKMHKKVRTKEYSIDDEREVRETVERTMVQHLAFGFLLYSFLPRL, from the coding sequence ATGTATGAGGATTCCAACGCACAAAGCGTGTTCGACGAACTGACCGCATCGGCATCAAACGACGGAGACGAGGACAACGAGGTGGAGTTGCTCATCGGATCCACGCCGAAGGCCGACGACAAGACCGTCGAGCGGGAGCTCGACGAGATGCTCCAGGACGTCCGGGCGGCACTCCCGACCGACGACGTCGACTTCGAGGAGGACATCGTCAAGGAGAACCTCGACGAGATCCTGCTCATGCTCATCTCGCTCCGCGGCGAGACTCACGGCAAGGAGCTCATCTCCGACCTCACCCGGCTGTTCGACGCACAGCTCAGCCCCGGGACCGTCTACCCGAGCCTCCACCAGCTCGAGGAGGAAGACGTCCTCAAGATGCACAAGAAGGTGCGCACGAAGGAGTACTCGATCGACGACGAACGCGAGGTCCGCGAGACCGTCGAACGAACGATGGTCCAGCACCTCGCCTTCGGCTTCCTGCTGTACTCCTTCCTCCCGCGCCTCTAG
- a CDS encoding 30S ribosomal protein S6e produces MPSFNVVVGDPESGLAHQLEVDGQDANRFVGKEIGDDVDGAAVGLDGYTLEITGGSDEAGRPMRGDVSGPNLKEVLMKEDGVGYRQDREGKRKRVTVRGAEISDAVVQVNATVTERGDESVESLLGLDDGDDGDGDGDDEE; encoded by the coding sequence ATGCCCAGTTTCAACGTCGTAGTTGGAGACCCCGAGTCCGGGCTCGCACACCAGCTCGAGGTCGATGGACAGGACGCGAACCGATTCGTCGGGAAGGAGATCGGCGACGACGTCGACGGCGCTGCCGTCGGCCTCGACGGGTACACGCTCGAGATCACCGGCGGGAGCGACGAGGCCGGTCGCCCGATGCGCGGCGACGTCTCCGGCCCGAACCTCAAGGAGGTCCTGATGAAGGAGGACGGCGTCGGCTACCGTCAGGACCGCGAGGGCAAGCGCAAGCGCGTGACCGTCCGCGGCGCGGAGATCAGCGACGCGGTCGTCCAGGTGAACGCGACCGTCACCGAGCGCGGCGACGAGTCCGTCGAGTCCCTCCTCGGACTCGACGACGGCGACGACGGCGACGGCGACGGCGACGACGAGGAGTAG